From Bradyrhizobium symbiodeficiens, the proteins below share one genomic window:
- a CDS encoding nuclear transport factor 2 family protein gives MTTTAMLRAFCDAVEQRNGKAFAELFAEDGVYHDVFYGAFEGRTKIAAMIDDWFYRTATDFRWDMHDPVSDGTTLYARYTFSYRSTLPEAGGARAMFEGVAIMTLREGRIVSYHEVANTAPAFVDLRFAPERIAKIVAKQGAELKARPEMLRHLA, from the coding sequence ATGACCACCACCGCCATGCTGCGCGCCTTCTGCGACGCTGTCGAACAGCGCAACGGCAAAGCATTCGCCGAGCTGTTCGCCGAGGACGGCGTCTATCACGACGTGTTCTACGGCGCCTTCGAAGGCCGTACCAAGATCGCTGCGATGATCGACGACTGGTTCTATCGCACGGCGACCGATTTCCGCTGGGATATGCATGATCCCGTGTCGGACGGCACCACGCTCTATGCCCGCTACACCTTCAGCTATCGTTCGACCCTGCCGGAAGCTGGCGGCGCGCGGGCGATGTTCGAGGGCGTTGCGATCATGACGCTGCGTGAGGGCAGGATCGTGAGCTATCATGAGGTCGCCAATACCGCGCCGGCATTCGTCGACCTGAGGTTCGCGCCGGAAAGAATTGCGAAGATCGTGGCCAAGCAGGGCGCGGAGCTGAAGGCGCGGCCGGAGATGCTGCGGCATCTTGCGTAG
- a CDS encoding alpha/beta hydrolase translates to MTHAIPDAVLDFIDVGEGPSARRIAVRSRRGQGPGLLWLGGFKSDMQGSKALALDAWARDHGRAMVRFDYSGHGESGGDFADGTIGRWLEECVAVFDRFCDGPQVLIGSSMGGWMALLLAREIRKRSGAAALAGLVLIAPAPDFTEELMWKNFSPAVKQEIETKGLWLRPSEYGDGSPYPITRNLIEEGRNHLVLGSAIDLGCPVRILQGAKDPDVPWQHAFALTHRLPADDVVLTMIQDGDHRLSRPQDIARILAAVAEIG, encoded by the coding sequence ATGACCCACGCAATTCCCGATGCCGTGCTCGACTTCATCGATGTGGGCGAGGGCCCGTCAGCACGCAGGATCGCGGTGCGCAGCCGGCGCGGGCAGGGGCCCGGGCTGCTCTGGCTCGGCGGATTCAAATCGGACATGCAGGGCAGCAAGGCGCTGGCATTGGACGCCTGGGCACGGGATCACGGCCGCGCCATGGTCCGGTTCGACTATTCCGGTCACGGCGAATCCGGCGGCGATTTCGCTGACGGAACCATCGGACGCTGGCTGGAGGAGTGCGTGGCGGTGTTCGATCGGTTCTGTGATGGCCCGCAGGTCCTGATCGGCTCCTCCATGGGCGGCTGGATGGCGCTGCTGCTCGCACGCGAGATCAGGAAGCGTTCTGGCGCGGCCGCGCTCGCGGGCTTGGTGCTGATCGCGCCGGCGCCTGATTTCACGGAAGAGCTGATGTGGAAGAATTTCTCGCCCGCGGTGAAGCAGGAGATCGAAACCAAGGGCCTCTGGCTGCGTCCGTCGGAGTATGGCGACGGCTCGCCCTATCCGATCACGCGGAACCTGATCGAGGAGGGCCGCAACCATCTCGTGCTCGGCAGCGCCATCGATCTCGGCTGCCCGGTCCGCATCCTGCAGGGCGCGAAGGATCCTGATGTGCCCTGGCAGCACGCTTTCGCGCTGACGCATCGCCTGCCGGCCGACGACGTCGTGCTGACCATGATCCAGGACGGCGACCACCGCCTCTCCCGCCCGCAGGACATCGCACGCATCCTTGCCGCGGTGGCGGAGATCGGGTGA
- the infC gene encoding translation initiation factor IF-3 translates to MRRPNKAPPVASKDGPRINDDIRNAQIQLIDQAGDNKGTVETVAAIRMAQEAGMDLVEISPNVSPPVCKIMDYGKYKYSAQKKAAEARKRQKIVEIKEIKLRPMIDDHDYEVKMRAMQRFFEEGDKVKITLRYRGREMAHQEIGTKLLDKIKTDVAELAKVEQDARFEGRQVVMVLAPR, encoded by the coding sequence ATTCGCCGTCCCAATAAAGCCCCGCCCGTTGCCAGCAAAGACGGGCCGCGCATCAATGATGATATCCGCAATGCGCAGATCCAGCTGATCGATCAGGCCGGTGACAACAAAGGCACCGTCGAGACCGTTGCGGCTATCCGCATGGCCCAGGAAGCCGGCATGGATCTGGTCGAGATCTCGCCGAACGTCAGCCCTCCCGTCTGCAAGATCATGGACTACGGGAAGTACAAATATTCCGCGCAGAAAAAAGCCGCCGAAGCCCGCAAGCGGCAGAAGATCGTCGAGATCAAGGAGATCAAGCTCCGCCCGATGATCGACGACCACGATTACGAAGTTAAGATGCGCGCGATGCAGCGGTTCTTCGAAGAAGGTGACAAGGTCAAGATCACGTTGCGCTATCGCGGCCGCGAAATGGCGCACCAGGAGATCGGCACCAAGCTTCTCGACAAGATCAAGACCGACGTCGCCGAGCTCGCCAAGGTCGAGCAGGACGCCAGGTTCGAGGGCCGCCAGGTCGTCATGGTGCTGGCGCCGCGCTGA
- the rpmI gene encoding 50S ribosomal protein L35: MPKLKTKSGAKKRFKVTATGKVMFAHRGKRHGMIKRTKKQIRQLRGTAVLFKTDGDNVKKYFLPNA, translated from the coding sequence ATGCCCAAGCTGAAGACCAAATCGGGCGCTAAAAAGCGCTTCAAGGTGACTGCCACCGGCAAAGTGATGTTCGCCCATCGCGGCAAGCGTCACGGCATGATCAAGCGGACGAAGAAGCAGATCCGTCAGCTGCGCGGCACCGCGGTGCTGTTCAAGACCGACGGCGACAACGTCAAGAAGTACTTCTTGCCGAACGCCTGA
- the rplT gene encoding 50S ribosomal protein L20, translated as MSRVKRGVTAHAKHKKVYKAAKGFYGRRKNTIRAAKPAVEKAMQYAFRDRKRKKRTFRALWIQRINAAVRPFGLTYSRFIDGMAKSGITVDRKVLSDLAISEPAAFQAIAEKAKAALAA; from the coding sequence ATGTCTCGCGTCAAACGCGGTGTGACCGCCCACGCCAAGCACAAGAAAGTCTACAAGGCCGCCAAGGGCTTCTACGGCCGCCGCAAGAACACCATCCGCGCCGCCAAGCCGGCGGTCGAGAAGGCGATGCAATATGCCTTCCGTGACCGCAAGCGCAAGAAGCGGACCTTCCGCGCGCTCTGGATCCAGCGCATCAATGCTGCCGTCCGTCCGTTCGGCCTGACCTACAGCCGATTTATCGACGGCATGGCCAAGTCCGGGATCACCGTGGACCGCAAGGTGCTGTCGGATCTCGCGATCAGCGAGCCCGCGGCGTTCCAGGCGATCGCCGAGAAGGCCAAGGCCGCGCTCGCGGCGTAA
- the pheS gene encoding phenylalanine--tRNA ligase subunit alpha, with translation MTDLAQLQAQIIADIATAADEAALEVVRVAALGKKGSISALLATLGKMSPEERKTQGAAINQAKDEVTQALAARRDVLKSAALDARLASETVDVTLPLRDAPTEAGRIHPLSQVWDELTTIFADMGFSVAEGPDIETDDYNFTKLNFPEGHPAREMHDTFFFHPKEDGSRMLLRTHTSPVQVRTMLSQKPPIRVICPGRTYRIDSDATHTPQFHQVEGLVIDKTSHLGHLKWILHEFCKAFFEVDHINMRFRPSFFPFTEPSLEVDIQCRRDKGEIRFGEGEDWLEILGCGMVHPNVLRACGIDPDEYQGFAWGMGIDRIAMLKYGIADLRQLFDSDVRWLSHYGFKPLEVPTLAGGLSS, from the coding sequence ATGACCGATCTTGCCCAGCTCCAAGCCCAGATCATCGCCGACATCGCCACCGCTGCCGACGAGGCCGCGCTCGAAGTCGTGCGTGTCGCAGCCCTCGGCAAGAAAGGCTCGATTTCCGCGCTGCTGGCAACGCTCGGCAAGATGTCGCCGGAGGAGCGCAAGACGCAGGGCGCGGCGATCAACCAGGCCAAGGACGAGGTCACTCAGGCGCTGGCCGCGCGGCGCGACGTGCTGAAATCGGCGGCGCTCGATGCGCGTCTCGCGTCCGAGACCGTCGACGTCACGCTGCCGCTGCGCGATGCGCCGACGGAAGCCGGCCGCATCCATCCGCTGAGCCAGGTCTGGGACGAGTTGACCACGATCTTCGCCGACATGGGATTCTCGGTGGCCGAAGGTCCCGACATCGAGACCGACGACTACAACTTCACCAAGCTGAACTTTCCGGAAGGCCATCCGGCGCGCGAGATGCACGACACGTTCTTCTTCCATCCGAAGGAGGACGGCTCGCGCATGCTGCTGCGAACCCACACCTCGCCGGTGCAGGTGCGCACCATGCTGAGCCAGAAGCCGCCGATCCGCGTGATCTGCCCGGGCCGCACCTACCGCATCGATTCGGACGCGACCCACACGCCGCAATTCCACCAGGTCGAAGGCCTCGTCATCGACAAGACCTCGCATCTCGGCCACCTCAAATGGATCCTGCACGAGTTCTGCAAGGCGTTCTTCGAGGTCGACCACATCAACATGCGCTTCCGCCCGTCGTTCTTCCCGTTCACCGAGCCGTCGCTGGAGGTCGACATCCAGTGCCGCCGCGACAAGGGCGAGATCCGCTTCGGCGAGGGCGAGGACTGGCTCGAGATTCTCGGCTGCGGCATGGTGCATCCGAATGTGCTGCGCGCCTGCGGCATCGATCCCGACGAGTACCAGGGCTTCGCCTGGGGCATGGGCATCGACCGCATCGCCATGCTGAAATACGGCATCGCCGACCTCCGTCAGCTGTTCGACAGCGACGTCCGCTGGCTGTCCCATTACGGCTTCAAGCCGCTCGAAGTGCCAACGCTTGCCGGAGGGCTGAGCTCGTGA
- the pheT gene encoding phenylalanine--tRNA ligase subunit beta gives MKFTLSWLKDHLETDEPLEKLADKLTMIGLEVENIEDKAKALKPFTIAKVISAEQHPNADRLRVCMVDTGNGAAPVQVVCGAPNARSGLVSVFSPPGTYIPGKDITLGVGTIRGVESRGMLCSAAELQISNDHDGIMELPADAPIGAAYAEWAGLGDPVVEINLTPNRQDCTGVHGIARDLAAADMGKFKDPTIKPIKGEFPCPVQVTVEDATLCPGFALRLVRGVKNGPSPEWLQKRLTAIGLRPINALVDITNFMTYDRARPLHVFDARKVKGNLVVRRARDGETLLALDGRTYNLDPAVCVIADEHGVESLAGIMGGEASGCDDDTTDVLIESALWNEINIAQTGRKLGINSDARYRFERGVDPAFMVPGLELATKLVMEMCGGTPSETVVAGKAFGEDRVIDFPLTEVKRLSGIEVPQPEMKRILTHLGFMMAGPGPVVKVAVPSWRSDVHGKADIVEEIVRIVGVDKVPMTPFDRGEDARKPVLTALQQRTRRARRALASRGVIEAVTWSFITKSAAKLFGGGQRELEVANPIAADLSDMRPTLLAGLIAAAQANANRGVSDVALFEVGQVFKGDRPQDQFLAAGGVRRGFASSEGLGRHWSGSAQADVFDAKADALAVLAAAGAPMQALQIVAGGPAWLHPGRSGTIQIGPQNVLGHFGEVHPRALEALGADGPLVVFEVILDRIPEAKKKPTRAKPVIELSAFQPVTRDFAFIVDRSVKAGDIVRAAQGVDKKLITAVNVFDVYEGKGIDDGKKSIGIAVTIQPREKTLTDQEIEAVAAKIVAEVTKKTGGTLRG, from the coding sequence GTGAAATTCACCCTCTCCTGGCTGAAGGATCATCTCGAGACCGACGAGCCCTTGGAAAAACTCGCCGACAAGCTCACCATGATCGGGCTCGAGGTCGAGAACATCGAGGACAAGGCGAAGGCGCTGAAGCCGTTCACCATTGCGAAGGTGATCTCGGCCGAGCAGCACCCGAATGCGGATCGGCTGCGGGTCTGCATGGTCGATACCGGTAACGGCGCAGCACCGGTGCAGGTCGTCTGCGGCGCGCCGAATGCGCGCAGCGGTCTCGTCAGCGTGTTCTCGCCTCCCGGCACCTACATTCCCGGCAAGGACATCACCCTCGGCGTCGGCACCATCCGCGGCGTCGAGAGCCGCGGCATGCTGTGTTCGGCGGCCGAGCTGCAAATCTCCAACGACCATGACGGCATCATGGAATTGCCGGCGGACGCGCCGATCGGCGCTGCTTACGCCGAATGGGCCGGCCTCGGCGATCCCGTGGTCGAGATCAATCTGACGCCTAACCGCCAGGACTGCACCGGGGTACATGGCATCGCGCGCGACCTCGCCGCCGCCGACATGGGCAAGTTCAAGGATCCGACCATCAAGCCGATCAAGGGCGAATTCCCTTGTCCCGTGCAGGTCACGGTCGAAGACGCCACGCTGTGTCCGGGATTTGCGCTCCGCCTCGTGCGTGGCGTCAAGAACGGCCCATCGCCGGAATGGCTGCAGAAGCGGTTGACCGCGATCGGGCTGCGTCCGATCAACGCGCTGGTCGACATCACCAACTTCATGACCTACGACCGCGCGCGTCCGTTGCACGTTTTCGACGCCAGGAAGGTGAAGGGCAATCTCGTCGTCCGCCGCGCGCGTGACGGTGAGACGCTGCTCGCGCTCGACGGCCGCACCTACAATCTCGATCCCGCCGTTTGCGTGATCGCGGACGAGCACGGCGTCGAATCGCTCGCCGGCATCATGGGCGGCGAAGCTTCGGGCTGCGACGATGATACCACCGACGTGCTGATCGAATCGGCGCTGTGGAACGAGATCAATATCGCCCAGACCGGCCGCAAGCTCGGCATCAATTCGGACGCGCGCTACCGCTTCGAGCGCGGTGTCGATCCGGCCTTCATGGTGCCGGGGCTGGAGCTGGCGACCAAGCTCGTCATGGAGATGTGCGGCGGCACGCCGTCCGAGACCGTCGTGGCCGGCAAGGCCTTCGGCGAGGACCGCGTGATCGATTTTCCTCTCACCGAGGTCAAGCGCCTCTCCGGCATCGAGGTGCCGCAACCCGAGATGAAGCGTATCCTGACTCATCTCGGCTTCATGATGGCCGGCCCCGGCCCGGTCGTGAAGGTGGCGGTGCCCTCGTGGCGCTCCGACGTGCACGGCAAGGCCGACATTGTCGAGGAGATCGTCCGCATTGTCGGCGTCGACAAGGTGCCGATGACGCCGTTCGACCGGGGTGAGGACGCGCGCAAGCCGGTGCTGACGGCGCTTCAGCAGCGAACCCGGCGCGCGAGGCGTGCGCTCGCAAGCCGCGGCGTCATCGAAGCGGTGACCTGGTCGTTCATCACGAAGTCCGCGGCAAAGCTGTTCGGCGGCGGTCAGCGCGAGCTCGAAGTCGCAAACCCGATCGCGGCGGATCTCTCCGACATGCGCCCGACGCTGCTCGCGGGCCTGATCGCGGCCGCACAAGCCAACGCCAATCGCGGCGTCAGCGATGTCGCCCTGTTCGAGGTCGGCCAGGTGTTCAAGGGCGACCGCCCGCAGGATCAGTTCCTGGCCGCAGGCGGCGTGCGTCGCGGCTTTGCCTCCTCGGAAGGCTTGGGGCGGCACTGGTCGGGCTCGGCCCAGGCTGACGTGTTCGACGCCAAGGCGGATGCGCTGGCCGTGCTGGCAGCCGCCGGCGCGCCGATGCAGGCGCTGCAGATCGTCGCCGGCGGCCCCGCATGGCTGCATCCGGGTCGCTCCGGCACGATCCAGATTGGGCCGCAGAACGTGCTCGGCCATTTCGGCGAGGTGCACCCCAGAGCGCTCGAGGCGCTCGGCGCCGACGGTCCGCTTGTCGTGTTCGAGGTGATCCTCGACCGCATCCCCGAGGCGAAGAAGAAGCCGACCCGCGCCAAGCCCGTGATCGAGCTTTCGGCATTCCAGCCTGTCACACGCGACTTCGCCTTCATCGTCGATCGCAGCGTGAAGGCCGGCGACATCGTGCGGGCCGCGCAGGGGGTCGACAAGAAGCTGATCACCGCCGTGAACGTGTTCGACGTCTACGAGGGCAAGGGCATCGACGACGGCAAGAAGTCGATCGGCATCGCCGTGACGATCCAGCCGCGCGAGAAGACGCTGACCGATCAGGAGATCGAGGCCGTCGCCGCAAAGATCGTGGCCGAGGTCACGAAGAAGACCGGCGGCACGCTGCGGGGATGA
- a CDS encoding sulfite exporter TauE/SafE family protein, with the protein MSIADFLPKDVSLSIAMALCAVAFVSGTARGFSGFGSALIFMPLASSIAAPRLVAALLLVIDFIAAAPLLPDAWRKADRKATAVIVLGALVGVPVGTYFLSVLEPVTTRWIISCFVAALLLLLLSGWRYRGKDHAWLSVGIGGLSGFCSGLAQTGGPPIVGYWLGRPIAPIVARANIVLFFGASDFFSLVSYATTGLISRESLVLSLIVGPVYAIGVAFGASLFGRASEKVFRAICYALIAMAVIAGLPVLDGVLR; encoded by the coding sequence ATGAGTATTGCGGACTTCCTTCCGAAGGACGTCAGCCTCAGCATCGCGATGGCGCTTTGCGCCGTCGCGTTCGTTTCCGGTACTGCGCGCGGCTTCTCCGGCTTCGGCTCCGCGCTGATCTTCATGCCGTTGGCGAGCAGCATCGCCGCGCCGCGGCTCGTCGCCGCCTTGCTTCTTGTGATCGATTTCATCGCGGCGGCGCCGCTGCTTCCGGATGCATGGCGGAAGGCGGATCGCAAGGCCACCGCGGTGATCGTGCTGGGCGCGCTGGTCGGCGTTCCCGTCGGCACCTATTTCCTCAGCGTGCTCGAACCCGTCACCACGCGCTGGATCATCTCGTGCTTCGTCGCCGCGCTGCTGCTCCTGCTGCTGTCGGGCTGGCGCTATCGCGGCAAGGATCACGCCTGGCTCTCGGTCGGCATCGGCGGCCTCTCGGGCTTCTGCAGCGGTCTTGCGCAGACCGGCGGCCCTCCGATCGTCGGCTATTGGCTCGGCCGGCCGATCGCACCGATCGTCGCGCGCGCCAATATCGTGCTGTTCTTCGGCGCGTCCGATTTCTTCTCGTTGGTCAGCTACGCGACGACAGGCCTGATCAGCCGTGAATCGCTCGTGCTCTCGCTGATCGTCGGCCCGGTCTACGCGATCGGCGTCGCCTTCGGCGCCTCGCTGTTCGGCCGCGCGAGCGAGAAAGTGTTTCGTGCGATCTGCTATGCGCTGATCGCGATGGCGGTGATCGCGGGACTGCCGGTGCTGGACGGCGTGCTGCGCTAA
- a CDS encoding flavin monoamine oxidase family protein, translating into MTITRRGFLVASAGLAAMPVLRATAAPLPREADIVVIGAGAAGIAAARRITATGRKVVVVEAASQIGGRCITDSTTFEMPFDRGARWMHNPDTNPMIRLARSVGLDVLPAPTGQKMRIGRRNARAGETEQFLAALVRANRAIDDASRAKLDTSCASVLPKDLGDWAGAADFMLGAGFAGKDLKELSAIDKGRAQDRNAAIACRQGLGTLITKLGEQSPVALSTPASRVAWNNRDVSVETPAGKIAARAVIVTVSTNVLTSGAIKFTPDIPKRTLDAASKLGLGSYDRIVMQLPGNPLGLSRDDILIEQSNSTRTALMFANIGGSSLCSIDVGGAFGRDLSEQGDKAMAAFAREWITKLFGSEAAAAVGKTSATRWNASPYVMGAMSAASPGGQLSRRILSEPIGNVFLAGEATHETLWGTVDGAWESGERAADAALRKIGALKQEPADVPTQSTKKRRVPRQ; encoded by the coding sequence ATGACAATCACGCGCCGCGGCTTCCTTGTCGCGTCGGCAGGCCTTGCCGCAATGCCGGTCCTGCGTGCAACCGCCGCACCCCTGCCGCGCGAGGCCGACATCGTCGTGATCGGCGCGGGGGCTGCGGGAATTGCCGCGGCGCGGCGCATCACGGCGACGGGCCGCAAGGTCGTCGTGGTGGAAGCGGCATCACAGATCGGCGGCCGCTGTATCACCGACAGCACGACCTTCGAGATGCCGTTCGACCGCGGTGCGCGCTGGATGCACAATCCCGACACCAATCCGATGATCCGGCTGGCGCGCAGCGTCGGGCTGGACGTGCTGCCGGCGCCAACGGGCCAGAAGATGCGCATCGGCCGCCGCAACGCGCGCGCGGGCGAGACCGAGCAATTCCTGGCGGCACTGGTGCGCGCCAACCGCGCCATCGACGATGCCTCGCGGGCCAAGCTGGATACGTCTTGCGCGTCCGTGCTGCCGAAGGATCTCGGCGACTGGGCGGGCGCGGCCGATTTCATGCTGGGCGCGGGCTTTGCCGGCAAGGACCTGAAGGAACTGTCCGCGATCGACAAGGGACGCGCGCAGGATCGCAACGCAGCGATCGCCTGCCGTCAGGGCCTGGGTACGCTGATCACCAAGCTGGGCGAGCAGTCGCCCGTGGCACTGTCGACGCCGGCGAGCCGCGTCGCCTGGAACAACCGCGACGTCAGCGTGGAGACGCCAGCGGGGAAGATCGCCGCGCGCGCCGTCATCGTCACGGTCTCGACCAACGTGCTGACATCGGGCGCGATCAAGTTCACGCCCGACATTCCCAAACGCACGCTGGATGCGGCCTCGAAGCTCGGCCTCGGCAGCTATGATCGCATCGTGATGCAATTGCCGGGCAATCCGCTCGGCCTGTCACGCGACGATATCCTGATCGAGCAGAGCAATTCGACGCGTACGGCGCTGATGTTCGCCAATATTGGCGGCTCCTCGCTGTGTTCGATCGACGTCGGAGGCGCATTCGGCCGCGATCTCTCCGAGCAGGGCGACAAGGCGATGGCCGCCTTCGCCAGGGAATGGATCACAAAATTGTTCGGTAGCGAGGCCGCGGCTGCCGTCGGGAAGACCAGCGCGACCCGCTGGAATGCCTCGCCCTATGTCATGGGCGCGATGTCGGCGGCGTCCCCCGGCGGCCAGCTGTCGCGAAGAATCCTGAGCGAGCCGATCGGCAATGTCTTCCTCGCGGGCGAGGCCACGCACGAGACGCTGTGGGGCACCGTCGACGGCGCCTGGGAAAGCGGTGAGCGCGCCGCGGACGCAGCTTTGCGCAAGATCGGTGCGCTCAAGCAAGAGCCCGCTGACGTGCCGACGCAGTCGACTAAGAAACGCCGCGTGCCGCGACAGTAG
- a CDS encoding YiiX/YebB-like N1pC/P60 family cysteine hydrolase — protein sequence MGTVLDSVGKLIAAYLSKEVPGYEPFTPSDPEHLRGVIEPGDVLLVEGNNRISGIIKYLTQSTWSHAALYVGPVEGAEEPDGEPHVLIEANIGEGVTSAPLSKYFPYHTRVCRPVGLSYEDRTTVCRYAINRIGFGYDTKNIVDLMRFLFPLPVPQRWRRRMIAIGSGDPTKIICSALIAQAFDAVRYPILPKITKAGSRAARREILHIRDSSLYMPRDFDISPYFEVVKPTIVHGFDYTALHWADKQKPLEEVAGSFSVFPETFMAPPLVPEAVDEEAPSEIPAEQVSACLAEASAAFSEHFVQLSELAMYRARRRGQACEIAA from the coding sequence ATGGGGACGGTCCTGGATTCAGTCGGCAAGCTGATTGCCGCGTACCTCTCCAAGGAGGTGCCGGGCTACGAGCCGTTCACGCCGAGCGACCCGGAGCACCTGCGCGGCGTCATCGAACCCGGCGACGTGCTGCTGGTCGAGGGCAACAACCGCATCTCCGGCATCATCAAATATCTTACGCAGTCGACGTGGTCGCATGCCGCGCTTTATGTCGGCCCGGTCGAGGGCGCCGAAGAGCCCGACGGCGAACCTCATGTGCTGATCGAGGCCAATATCGGCGAAGGCGTCACCTCTGCGCCGCTGTCGAAATATTTCCCGTATCACACCCGCGTTTGCCGCCCGGTCGGGCTGTCCTACGAGGACCGCACCACGGTGTGCCGCTATGCAATCAACCGCATCGGCTTCGGCTACGACACCAAGAACATCGTCGACCTCATGCGTTTTCTGTTCCCGTTGCCGGTGCCGCAGCGCTGGCGGCGACGCATGATCGCGATCGGCTCGGGCGATCCGACCAAGATCATCTGCTCGGCGCTGATCGCACAGGCGTTCGACGCGGTGCGCTATCCGATCCTGCCGAAGATCACCAAGGCCGGCAGCCGCGCCGCCCGCCGCGAGATCCTGCACATCCGCGATTCCTCGCTCTACATGCCCCGCGACTTCGACATCTCGCCCTATTTCGAAGTCGTCAAACCCACCATCGTGCACGGGTTCGATTACACCGCGCTGCACTGGGCCGACAAGCAGAAGCCGCTCGAGGAGGTAGCAGGCTCATTCAGTGTGTTTCCAGAAACGTTCATGGCGCCGCCGCTCGTTCCTGAAGCGGTTGACGAAGAGGCGCCGAGTGAGATTCCGGCTGAGCAAGTGAGCGCGTGCCTTGCGGAGGCGAGCGCCGCCTTCTCCGAGCATTTCGTACAGCTGAGCGAACTCGCGATGTACCGCGCGCGGCGCCGCGGACAGGCTTGCGAGATCGCAGCTTAA
- a CDS encoding metal-sensitive transcriptional regulator: MRKDIKASVGKRLGRIEGQVRGLSKMVEEDRYCIDIVTQISAVRAALRRVEEEVLKDHVAHCVEHAISSGDKADQRAKIAELMAVIGRAER; this comes from the coding sequence ATGCGCAAGGACATCAAGGCATCCGTCGGAAAACGTCTCGGCCGGATCGAGGGCCAGGTTCGCGGCCTCTCGAAAATGGTAGAGGAGGACCGCTACTGCATCGACATCGTGACGCAGATCTCGGCGGTGCGTGCCGCGCTGCGCCGGGTCGAGGAGGAGGTCCTCAAGGACCATGTCGCCCATTGCGTCGAGCACGCGATATCGAGCGGCGACAAGGCCGACCAACGCGCGAAGATCGCGGAGCTGATGGCGGTAATCGGACGGGCGGAGAGGTAG